A stretch of Gossypium hirsutum isolate 1008001.06 chromosome A06, Gossypium_hirsutum_v2.1, whole genome shotgun sequence DNA encodes these proteins:
- the LOC107928053 gene encoding xylose isomerase, which translates to MKDWLRFSVAFWHTFRGTGVDPFGAPTKFWPWEDGTNSIAMAKRRMRANFEFINKLGVDRWCFHDRDIAPEGKTLQETNSNLDEVVKLAKTLQGNNIRPLWGTAQLFMHPRYMHGAATSSELVVYVYAAAQVKKAMEVTHYLGGENYVFWGGREGYQTLLNTDMEFELDHMAKFLEAAAAYKRKIGFTGTLLIEPKPQEPTKHQYDWDAATTTNFLRKYGLIGDFKLNIECNHATLSGHSCHHDVETARINGLLGNIDANSGDAQTGWDTDQFLTDTREATMIMLSVIKNGGLSPGGLNFDAKLRRESTDVEDLFIAHIVGMDTLARGLRYAAKLIEDGSLAKLIHKRYSSFHNELGALIEAGKADFEMLEKKAMEWGEPTVASAKQELAEMIFNSVL; encoded by the exons atgaag GACTGGTTGAGATTCAGTGTGGCATTTTGGCATACATTCCGTGGAACCGGTGTTGATCCTTTCGGTGCACCTACGAAATTTTGGCCATGGGAAGATGGTACCAATTCCATTGCTATGGCAAAAAGAAGAA TGAGAGCCAACTTTGAATTCATAAACAAGCTTGGTGTTGACAGGTGGTGTTTCCATGACCGGGACATTGCTCCCGAGGGCAAAACACTTCAG GAAACTAATTCAAACTTGGATGAAGTGGTGAAACTTGCTAAAACACTTCAG GGAAACAATATCCGTCCACTGTGGGGTACGGCTCAACTATTTATGCATCCTCGTTACATGCATGGTGCTGCTACAAG CTCTGAATTGGTTGTATATGTATACGCTGCAGCTCAAGTCAAGAAAGCCATGGAG gTGACACACTATCTAGGTGGAGAAAACTATGTGTTTTGGGGTGGTCGTGAAGGTTATCAAACACTATTGAACACAGACATGGAATTTGAACTTGATCATATG GCAAAATTTCTTGAAGCTGCGGCTGCCTACAAGAGGAAGATTGGATTCACCG GAACTCTATTGATTGAACCTAAGCCTCAAGAACCTACAAAACATCA ATATGATTGGGATGCTGCAACAACAACTAATTTCTTGCGAAAATATGGGTTGATTG GGGATTTCAAACTTAACATTGAGTGCAACCATGCCACACTCTCTGGTCACAG TTGCCATCATGATGTTGAGACTGCAAGAATCAATGGATTGCTAGGAAATATTGATGCAAACTCTGGCGATGCTCAGACAG GTTGGGATACAGATCAGTTCTTGACAGATACTCGAGAGGCAACTATGATCATGCTAAGTGTGATTAAAAAT GGAGGATTATCACCAGGAGGCTTAAACTTTGATGCAAAATT ACGGAGAGAGAGCACAGATGTTGAGGACTTGTTCATTGCTCATATTGTTGGAATGGACACCTTAGCCCGTGGACTCCGATATGCTGCCAAGTTGATTGAG GATGGTTCTTTGGCTAAGCTTATTCATAAACGATATTCAAGCTTCCATAATGAACTCGGTGCCCTCATTgag GCTGGTAAAGCTGATTTTGAAATGCTTGAGAAGAAAGCAATGGAATGGGGCGAACCTACGGTTGCTTCAGCCAAGCAG GAACTTGCGGAAATGATCTTCAACTCTGTGCTATAA
- the LOC107928034 gene encoding LOW QUALITY PROTEIN: integrator complex subunit 9 homolog (The sequence of the model RefSeq protein was modified relative to this genomic sequence to represent the inferred CDS: inserted 1 base in 1 codon): MKFTCLSKGGGFHFPPCHMLSVSGFRILLDCPLDLSSLAIFSPVPIALEAHESLDTDSVVRKKQKIEKTLDANDLVFAEPWYKTVKSLHLWDASFIDVILISSPMGMLGLPFLTRTKDFSAKIYVTEAAARIGQLMMEDLVSMHMELRQFYGPEDSAFLQWMRWEGLEVLPSELKKIILGTDCEELGAWMPLYSAVDVKDCMRKVQTLKYAEEACYNGTLVIKAFSSGLEIGTCNWTINGPKXNIAYISSSIFVSTHAMDFNFLGLQGNDLIIFSDFSTLDTTENMENDNTYCDPVTSSNASDDLYNLEEIAASLLKDDESMEEMEKLAFICTCAFDSVRAGGSVLVPIDRLGIVLCLLEQMSLLLESSSLKVPIYIISSVAEELLAFTNIIPEWLCKQRQEKLFSGEPLFAHVKLIKERKIHVFPAVHSVELLTNWQEPCVVFCPHWSLRLGPVVHLLRYWCSDPNSLLILESGDDANLALLPFKPMAMKVLQCSFLSGISLQKVQPLLKALQPKLLLFPKDLRCKIQISEANTIIHYSENETLCMPSSKESTEIDIATDLASQFHWRTLKQETVTRLDGELFMDQGKHRLLSGFGQADSKQHRPLLHWGSPDLKRLLTELSKMGITGTLKKVMDSAESKNAAGIIDIDDPEKALIDVRETGTVIITADENLASHIFKAMDIVLDGI, encoded by the exons ATGAAGTTT ACATGCCTTAGTAAAGGAGGTGGTTTCCATTTCCCACCTTGTCATATGCTCAGTGTGTCCGGGTTTAGGATCTTACTTGATTGCCCCTTGGACCTTTCATCTCTTGCCATTTTCAGTCCTGTTCCGATTGCTTTGGAGGCCCATGAATCTTTGGATACAGACTCGGTTGTTAGGAAAAAGCAGAAGATTGAGAAAACTCTCGATGCAAATGATTTAGTATTTGCAGAGCCTTGGTATAAAACTGTAAAAAGTTTGCATCTATGGGATGCTTCCTTTATTGATGTTATTTTGATCTCGAGTCCTATGGGAATGCTTGGGTTGCCTTTTCTTACTCGAACTAAAGACTTTTCTGCAAAG ATATATGTGACTGAAGCAGCAGCGAGAATAGGACAGCTTATGATGGAGGATCTTGTATCAATGCACATGGAATTAAGGCAATTTTATGGACCTGAGGATTCTGCTTTCCTTCAATGGATGAGGTGGGAAGGGCTTGAAGTTCTTCCATCTGAACTGAAGAAAATTATATTAGGCACAGATTGTGAGGAGCTGGGAGCTTGGATGCCTTTGTACAG TGCAGTTGATGTGAAGGATTGCATGAGGAAGGTTCAAACACTAAAATATGCAGAAGAAGCTTGCTACAATGGAACTTTGGTCATAAAAGCCTTCAGTTCTGGCTTGGAAATAGGGACCTGCAATTGGACAATAAATGGTCCAA GAAATATAGCTTATATTTCAAGCTCTATCTTTGTTTCTACACACGCGATGGATTTTAATTTCCTTGGTCTTCAAGGGAATGATTTGATAATATTTTCAGATTTCTCAACTCTTGATACTACTGAAAATATGGAGAATGATAATACTTACTGTGATCCAGTTACTTCATCAAATGCTAG TGATGATTTGTACAATTTGGAAGAGATAGCTGCATCCTTGCTTAAGGATGATGAAAGTATGGAGGAAATGGAGAAACTTGCTTTTATATGTACTTGTGCCTTCGATTCTGTTAGAGCAGGTGGATCAGTTCTTGTCCCCATTGATCGACTTGGAATTGTTCTATGCCTTTTGGAGCAAATGTCACTTTTGTTGGAGTCTTCATCTCTAAAG GTTCCGATATACATTATATCTTCTGTAGCAGAAGAATTATTAGCATTTACCAATATAATTCCAGAGTGGCTTTGCAAGCAGCGGCAAGAGAAG CTTTTTTCTGGTGAGCCATTGTTTGCACATGTCAAACTCATAAAAGAGAGGAAAATTCACGTGTTCCCTGCAGTTCATTCAGTTGAATTATT AACCAATTGGCAGGAACCTTGTGTTGTGTTCTGTCCTCACTGGAGCCTGAGACTCGGTCCTGTCGTTCATTTGCTTCGATATTGGTGCTCAGATCCAAACTCTTTACTTATCCTTGAG AGTGGTGATGATGCTAACTTAGCTCTCTTGCCTTTCAAGCCAATGGCAATGAAGGTTCTTCAGTGTTCCTTTCTGTCTGGAATAAG TTTGCAGAAAGTTCAACCCTTACTAAAGGCTTTGCAGCCAAAACTACTTCTG TTTCCGAAGGATTTGAGGTGCAAGATCCAAATTTCAGAAGCAAACACGATTATTCACTACTCTGAAAATGAAACATTATGCATGCCAAGCTCCAAGGAGAGCACAGAAATTGATATAGCAACAGATTTGGCTTCCCAGTTCCACTGGAGAACATTGAAGCAGGAAACAGTCACGAGGCTGGATGGAGAGCTTTTCATGGATCAGGGCAAACATCGGTTACTTTCTGGGTTTGGGCAGGCGGACTCCAAGCAACACAGACCATTGTTACACTGGGGTTCACCAGATTTAAAAAGGCTTCTAACTGAGTTGTCCAAGATGGGCATTACTGGAACCTTAAAGAAGGTCATGGACAGTGCTGAATCTAAAAATGCTGCCGGCATTATAGACATTGATGATCCCGAGAAAGCCTTGATCGATGTTCGAGAGACTGGTACTGTTATCATTACTGCTGATGAGAATTTAGCCTCTCATATTTTCAAAGCTATGGATATCGTTTTGGATGGCATTTGA
- the LOC107928114 gene encoding probable mediator of RNA polymerase II transcription subunit 26c, with translation MDLDDFRSVLETAGVDVWTFIDTAILVASLDYGQELKQRRDGIVERLYATSMVTKCKSCDFGEGSNGYQLNNESNPHEGGEEGVKGSPFSPQSDNENDDFDPYGGLFDDEQKRVLEIKERLELPDQSEDTLVDLLQSLADMDITFQALKETDIGRHVNKLRKHSSNDVRRLVKHLVRKWKDIVDEWVRVNQPGEHEPAALMDGDSPQQKPPQNGRQQVPDFAYSPNPHNGGSGSEKNNSEPERKPKPIPPRKDPPSRATHLTPPQNVQRQREQKETNFDAERLASARKRLQESYKEAENAKKQRTVQVMDIHELPKPKNAFFGRNKGGGSQGRHW, from the exons ATGGATTTGGATGATTTCAGATCGGTACTTGAAACAGCTGGTGTTGATGTTTGGACTTTCATTGATACAGCAATCCTTGTAGCTTCTTTGGATTATGGTCAAGAGTTGAAGCAAAGGAGGGATGGGATTGTTGAAAGGCTTTATGCTACTTCCATGGTTACCAAGTGTAAAAGCTGTGATTTTGGTGAGGGTTCGAATGGATATCAACTTAATAATGAATCCAATCCCCATGAAGGAGGAGAAGAAGGTGTTAAAGGGTCACCTTTTTCACCTCAATCTGATAATGAAAACGATGATTTTGACCCTTATGGCGGCTTATTTGATGATGAGCAAAAAAGGGTTCTTGAGATTAAAGAGCGTCTTGAACTACCTGATCAG TCAGAAGATACTTTAGTTGATTTGCTTCAAAGTTTGGCAGATATGGATATAACATTTCAAGCTCTCAAG GAGACCGATATTGGAAGACATGTGAACAAATTGAGGAAGCATTCATCAAATGATGTTAGAAGATTAGTGAAACATCTTGTCAG AAAATGGAAAGATATTGTAGATGAATGGGTAAGGGTGAATCAACCTGGAGAACATGAGCCTGCTGCACTTATGG ATGGAGATTCTCCGCAGCAAAAGCCGCCTCAAAACGGTCGTCAGCAG GTTCCTGATTTTGCATACTCTCCGAATCCACACA ATGGCGGTTCTGGTTCCGAAAAGAATAATTCGGAACCTGAAAGGAAACCAAAGCCGATCCCTCCTCGAAAAGATCCTCCGTCAAGAGCTACTCACTTGACTCCTCCACAAAATGTACAG AGACAAAGAGAACAAAAGGAAACCAATTTTGACGCCGAACGGCTAGCTTCGGCAAGAAAAAGGCTTCAAGAAAGCTACAAAGAAGCTGAAAATG CCAAAAAGCAAAGAACGGTACAGGTTATGGACATTCATGAGCTACCAAAACCCAAGAATGCCTTCTTTGGGAGGAACAAGGGAGGCGGTTCTCAAGGGAGACACTGGTGA